Proteins encoded by one window of Sphaerodactylus townsendi isolate TG3544 linkage group LG04, MPM_Stown_v2.3, whole genome shotgun sequence:
- the EME2 gene encoding probable crossover junction endonuclease EME2 isoform X4, with product MAEDTKADPLEKTDHVVKRADTWEISDSDADSDVESRKATRAVVAPLPAATWNCAGKEKCAEMDESCEGQSVASGPPAPTSPRSMKKRRKKRSPEEVEAERARLEARKLEREFKKEEKMRRQRQIVLEKQRRKEAAAAWKLVRPDQCLKRLTVCVDPGLLEDPGSDALLEALELLECKYRLEPQAVPCTITWKREIPNGTSDAEEAPEKAEEEREVLLLLEPGDFLKRLYSVLQSTGPAGLRSMANLSQLFPSSSPGGQSAKALDVVVIGLEAYQCWHHGDAMNPEPEEQSGHRSQPGPELSMTQLQMEEALVALQLWGNVGVLFLETWPDLVQHVSAVTRAIAQRPYKKHLERQPFSFSSAGRWASGIRVREDGRGLREVWCRQIQQFSRAGPAVAAAVARQHPSPHLLLQTRHSCICR from the exons TGGTCAAAAGAGCCGACACTTGGGAAATCTCGGACTCTGACGCAGACAGCGATGTTGAATCGCGGAAAGCCACACGTGCTGTTGTTGCTCCCCTGCCCGCTGCCACTTGGAATTGTGCTGGGAAGGAAAAATGTGCAGAGATGGACGAATCCTGTGAGGGGCAGTCCGTGGCCTCAGGGCCACCAGCACCCACTTCCCCTCGAAGcatgaagaaaaggaggaagaagagatcgCCTGAGGAAGTAGAGGCAGAACGGGCAAGATTGGAAGCGAGGAAGCTTGAGAGAGAATTcaagaaagaggagaaaatgaGAAGGCAGCGGCAGATCGTGCTGGAAAAACAGAGGCGAAAGGAAGCGGCCGCTGCCTGGAAACTTGTGCGTCCTGACCAGTGCCTGAAGCGCCTGACTGTGTGTGTGGATCCAG GTCTTCTGGAGGATCCCGGGTCAGATGCTTTGCTGGAAGCTTTGGAGCTTTTGGAATGTAAATACCGCCTCGAACCCCAGGCAGTTCCCTGCACCATAACCTGGAAGAGAGAGATTCCCAACGGGACATCTGATGCT GAGGAGGccccagaaaaggcagaagaggaaagggaggttttgctgctgctggagcCCGGAGATTTCCTCAAGCGCCTCTACTCTGTCCTGCAG AGCACCGGCCCGGCAGGTCTGCGCAGCATGGCGAACCTGAGTCAACTCTTCCCTTCTAGCAGCCCAGGGGGCCAATCCGCGAAGGCACTGGATGTGGTCGTCATCGGCCTGGAGGCCTACCAGTG TTGGCATCATGGAGACGCTATGAACCCTGAGCCAGAGGAACAGAGCGGCCACAGATCACAGCCTGGACCAGAACTGTCCATGACGCAGCTTCAAATGGAGGAG GCTCTGGTGGCACTCCAACTCTGGGGGAACGTGGGTGTTTTGTTCCTGGAGACATGGCCGGACCTCGTCCAGCACGTTTCAGCGGTGACCAGAGCGATAGCGCAGCGCCCCTACAA GAAACACTTGGAAAGGCagcccttctctttctcctctgctgGCAGATGGGCCAGCGGCATCCGGGTGCGTGAGGATGGGAGAGGGCTGAGAGAAGTCTGGTGCAGGCAAATCCAGCAGTTCAGCAGGGCGGGCCCAGCCGTAGCAGCCGCTGTGGCCAGACAGCACCCGTCTCCTCACCTCCTGCTCCAG ACTCGACACTCCTGTATTTGCAGATGA
- the EME2 gene encoding probable crossover junction endonuclease EME2 isoform X3: protein MAEDTKADPLEKTDHVVKRADTWEISDSDADSDVESRKATRAVVAPLPAATWNCAGKEKCAEMDESCEGQSVASGPPAPTSPRSMKKRRKKRSPEEVEAERARLEARKLEREFKKEEKMRRQRQIVLEKQRRKEAAAAWKLVRPDQCLKRLTVCVDPGLLEDPGSDALLEALELLECKYRLEPQAVPCTITWKREIPNGTSDAEEAPEKAEEEREVLLLLEPGDFLKRLYSVLQSTGPAGLRSMANLSQLFPSSSPGGQSAKALDVVVIGLEAYQCWHHGDAMNPEPEEQSGHRSQPGPELSMTQLQMEEALVALQLWGNVGVLFLETWPDLVQHVSAVTRAIAQRPYKKHLERQPFSFSSAGRWASGIRVREDGRGLREVWCRQIQQFSRAGPAVAAAVARQHPSPHLLLQMISWMKSGVMPP from the exons TGGTCAAAAGAGCCGACACTTGGGAAATCTCGGACTCTGACGCAGACAGCGATGTTGAATCGCGGAAAGCCACACGTGCTGTTGTTGCTCCCCTGCCCGCTGCCACTTGGAATTGTGCTGGGAAGGAAAAATGTGCAGAGATGGACGAATCCTGTGAGGGGCAGTCCGTGGCCTCAGGGCCACCAGCACCCACTTCCCCTCGAAGcatgaagaaaaggaggaagaagagatcgCCTGAGGAAGTAGAGGCAGAACGGGCAAGATTGGAAGCGAGGAAGCTTGAGAGAGAATTcaagaaagaggagaaaatgaGAAGGCAGCGGCAGATCGTGCTGGAAAAACAGAGGCGAAAGGAAGCGGCCGCTGCCTGGAAACTTGTGCGTCCTGACCAGTGCCTGAAGCGCCTGACTGTGTGTGTGGATCCAG GTCTTCTGGAGGATCCCGGGTCAGATGCTTTGCTGGAAGCTTTGGAGCTTTTGGAATGTAAATACCGCCTCGAACCCCAGGCAGTTCCCTGCACCATAACCTGGAAGAGAGAGATTCCCAACGGGACATCTGATGCT GAGGAGGccccagaaaaggcagaagaggaaagggaggttttgctgctgctggagcCCGGAGATTTCCTCAAGCGCCTCTACTCTGTCCTGCAG AGCACCGGCCCGGCAGGTCTGCGCAGCATGGCGAACCTGAGTCAACTCTTCCCTTCTAGCAGCCCAGGGGGCCAATCCGCGAAGGCACTGGATGTGGTCGTCATCGGCCTGGAGGCCTACCAGTG TTGGCATCATGGAGACGCTATGAACCCTGAGCCAGAGGAACAGAGCGGCCACAGATCACAGCCTGGACCAGAACTGTCCATGACGCAGCTTCAAATGGAGGAG GCTCTGGTGGCACTCCAACTCTGGGGGAACGTGGGTGTTTTGTTCCTGGAGACATGGCCGGACCTCGTCCAGCACGTTTCAGCGGTGACCAGAGCGATAGCGCAGCGCCCCTACAA GAAACACTTGGAAAGGCagcccttctctttctcctctgctgGCAGATGGGCCAGCGGCATCCGGGTGCGTGAGGATGGGAGAGGGCTGAGAGAAGTCTGGTGCAGGCAAATCCAGCAGTTCAGCAGGGCGGGCCCAGCCGTAGCAGCCGCTGTGGCCAGACAGCACCCGTCTCCTCACCTCCTGCTCCAG ATGATTTCCTGGATGAAGTCTGGTGTGATGCCACCTTGA
- the EME2 gene encoding probable crossover junction endonuclease EME2 isoform X1 → MAEDTKADPLEKTDHVVKRADTWEISDSDADSDVESRKATRAVVAPLPAATWNCAGKEKCAEMDESCEGQSVASGPPAPTSPRSMKKRRKKRSPEEVEAERARLEARKLEREFKKEEKMRRQRQIVLEKQRRKEAAAAWKLVRPDQCLKRLTVCVDPGLLEDPGSDALLEALELLECKYRLEPQAVPCTITWKREIPNGTSDAEEAPEKAEEEREVLLLLEPGDFLKRLYSVLQSTGPAGLRSMANLSQLFPSSSPGGQSAKALDVVVIGLEAYQCWHHGDAMNPEPEEQSGHRSQPGPELSMTQLQMEEALVALQLWGNVGVLFLETWPDLVQHVSAVTRAIAQRPYKKHLERQPFSFSSAGRWASGIRVREDGRGLREVWCRQIQQFSRAGPAVAAAVARQHPSPHLLLQAYEASSTDRERQLLLSDIQVKTGENERVRRVGPDLSRRIYHFLVSTNPELVLDWGA, encoded by the exons TGGTCAAAAGAGCCGACACTTGGGAAATCTCGGACTCTGACGCAGACAGCGATGTTGAATCGCGGAAAGCCACACGTGCTGTTGTTGCTCCCCTGCCCGCTGCCACTTGGAATTGTGCTGGGAAGGAAAAATGTGCAGAGATGGACGAATCCTGTGAGGGGCAGTCCGTGGCCTCAGGGCCACCAGCACCCACTTCCCCTCGAAGcatgaagaaaaggaggaagaagagatcgCCTGAGGAAGTAGAGGCAGAACGGGCAAGATTGGAAGCGAGGAAGCTTGAGAGAGAATTcaagaaagaggagaaaatgaGAAGGCAGCGGCAGATCGTGCTGGAAAAACAGAGGCGAAAGGAAGCGGCCGCTGCCTGGAAACTTGTGCGTCCTGACCAGTGCCTGAAGCGCCTGACTGTGTGTGTGGATCCAG GTCTTCTGGAGGATCCCGGGTCAGATGCTTTGCTGGAAGCTTTGGAGCTTTTGGAATGTAAATACCGCCTCGAACCCCAGGCAGTTCCCTGCACCATAACCTGGAAGAGAGAGATTCCCAACGGGACATCTGATGCT GAGGAGGccccagaaaaggcagaagaggaaagggaggttttgctgctgctggagcCCGGAGATTTCCTCAAGCGCCTCTACTCTGTCCTGCAG AGCACCGGCCCGGCAGGTCTGCGCAGCATGGCGAACCTGAGTCAACTCTTCCCTTCTAGCAGCCCAGGGGGCCAATCCGCGAAGGCACTGGATGTGGTCGTCATCGGCCTGGAGGCCTACCAGTG TTGGCATCATGGAGACGCTATGAACCCTGAGCCAGAGGAACAGAGCGGCCACAGATCACAGCCTGGACCAGAACTGTCCATGACGCAGCTTCAAATGGAGGAG GCTCTGGTGGCACTCCAACTCTGGGGGAACGTGGGTGTTTTGTTCCTGGAGACATGGCCGGACCTCGTCCAGCACGTTTCAGCGGTGACCAGAGCGATAGCGCAGCGCCCCTACAA GAAACACTTGGAAAGGCagcccttctctttctcctctgctgGCAGATGGGCCAGCGGCATCCGGGTGCGTGAGGATGGGAGAGGGCTGAGAGAAGTCTGGTGCAGGCAAATCCAGCAGTTCAGCAGGGCGGGCCCAGCCGTAGCAGCCGCTGTGGCCAGACAGCACCCGTCTCCTCACCTCCTGCTCCAG GCTTATGAGGCGTCCAGCACCGACAGAGAGAGGCAACTCCTCTTGAGCGACATTCAAGTGAAGACCGGAGAAAACGAACGAGTGCGCCGGGTGGGCCCTGACTTGTCCCGTAGGATCTACCACTTCCTGGTGTCAACCAATCCAGAGCTTGTTCTGGACTGGGGGGCTTAG
- the EME2 gene encoding probable crossover junction endonuclease EME2 isoform X2: protein MAEDTKADPLEKTDHVVKRADTWEISDSDADSDVESRKATRAVVAPLPAATWNCAGKEKCAEMDESCEGQSVASGPPAPTSPRSMKKRRKKRSPEEVEAERARLEARKLEREFKKEEKMRRQRQIVLEKQRRKEAAAAWKLVRPDQCLKRLTVCVDPGLLEDPGSDALLEALELLECKYRLEPQAVPCTITWKREIPNGTSDAEEAPEKAEEEREVLLLLEPGDFLKRLYSVLQSTGPAGLRSMANLSQLFPSSSPGGQSAKALDVVVIGLEAYQCWHHGDAMNPEPEEQSGHRSQPGPELSMTQLQMEEALVALQLWGNVGVLFLETWPDLVQHVSAVTRAIAQRPYKKHLERQPFSFSSAGRWASGIRVREDGRGLREVWCRQIQQFSRAGPAVAAAVARQHPSPHLLLQEKYVQMENMRNSRGGQAGKQ, encoded by the exons TGGTCAAAAGAGCCGACACTTGGGAAATCTCGGACTCTGACGCAGACAGCGATGTTGAATCGCGGAAAGCCACACGTGCTGTTGTTGCTCCCCTGCCCGCTGCCACTTGGAATTGTGCTGGGAAGGAAAAATGTGCAGAGATGGACGAATCCTGTGAGGGGCAGTCCGTGGCCTCAGGGCCACCAGCACCCACTTCCCCTCGAAGcatgaagaaaaggaggaagaagagatcgCCTGAGGAAGTAGAGGCAGAACGGGCAAGATTGGAAGCGAGGAAGCTTGAGAGAGAATTcaagaaagaggagaaaatgaGAAGGCAGCGGCAGATCGTGCTGGAAAAACAGAGGCGAAAGGAAGCGGCCGCTGCCTGGAAACTTGTGCGTCCTGACCAGTGCCTGAAGCGCCTGACTGTGTGTGTGGATCCAG GTCTTCTGGAGGATCCCGGGTCAGATGCTTTGCTGGAAGCTTTGGAGCTTTTGGAATGTAAATACCGCCTCGAACCCCAGGCAGTTCCCTGCACCATAACCTGGAAGAGAGAGATTCCCAACGGGACATCTGATGCT GAGGAGGccccagaaaaggcagaagaggaaagggaggttttgctgctgctggagcCCGGAGATTTCCTCAAGCGCCTCTACTCTGTCCTGCAG AGCACCGGCCCGGCAGGTCTGCGCAGCATGGCGAACCTGAGTCAACTCTTCCCTTCTAGCAGCCCAGGGGGCCAATCCGCGAAGGCACTGGATGTGGTCGTCATCGGCCTGGAGGCCTACCAGTG TTGGCATCATGGAGACGCTATGAACCCTGAGCCAGAGGAACAGAGCGGCCACAGATCACAGCCTGGACCAGAACTGTCCATGACGCAGCTTCAAATGGAGGAG GCTCTGGTGGCACTCCAACTCTGGGGGAACGTGGGTGTTTTGTTCCTGGAGACATGGCCGGACCTCGTCCAGCACGTTTCAGCGGTGACCAGAGCGATAGCGCAGCGCCCCTACAA GAAACACTTGGAAAGGCagcccttctctttctcctctgctgGCAGATGGGCCAGCGGCATCCGGGTGCGTGAGGATGGGAGAGGGCTGAGAGAAGTCTGGTGCAGGCAAATCCAGCAGTTCAGCAGGGCGGGCCCAGCCGTAGCAGCCGCTGTGGCCAGACAGCACCCGTCTCCTCACCTCCTGCTCCAG GAGAAATATGTGCAGATGGAAAATATGAGAAACAGCAGAGGTGGGCAGGCTGGGAAACAATAA